The Candidatus Neomarinimicrobiota bacterium genome includes the window ATTGCTCCCATTTTAGCCGGTGAGATCAATCAGGATGTCTTGGGCACTCAAAATATCCTGAGTGTCATCCCTCCTGGTGATACATATACCATTAGGGCACCTTACTTTACTGAAGGCGGTGCTGAATCTGTTGTTGAACAGATCAATGCCGCAGGTGGTACAGCTGAAATTCGAGCTGCTGAATGGGGTGCTCATATTGCAACTCGCGGTTCGCTGTTCAACTGGATGTTTCGCTTTATATTCACACCCCTGTCAGCCACCATGTTCGCGCTTCTGGCGTTTTTTGTAGCCTCTGCCTCATTTCGAGCCTTCAAGATCCGTAATTTTGAGGCGACCCTGTTGCTGATCTCAGGTATCATCATCATGTTAGGTCGCGTACCTATTGGTGGGAATATCTCTGCCTGGTTCATTTTTTATATTGTGGTTCTGGCTTTAGCTGCTGGGGTGAATACTTGGTTCAAAAATAGAACCTACACCCTCATTGCAGTAGTCGGTGGGCTTCTGGTTGTGACCATTGCCGGTTTTATCACGGGGTGGCCAATCGACCAACCAGGTATCTTCTATTTACCAGTGCTTCAGGACTGGATCTATAACAATCCCAACGTTGCTGGCGCACGAGCCATCATGATTGGTATCGGTCTTGGTATCTTTGCCTCATCGATTCGCTACATCCTGGGTATTGAAAAATCGTACATCGGAGAATGATCATGGAAAAATTCTTAGATTTTATCGTACGGGCCGGCAGCCTTGATCGGCGGGTCATTTTTGTGGTCATTGCTCTGGCAGTCATGTTGCCATTATTCTTCCCACTGGGACTGCCCATCAGGCCGACCAACTCATCCCAACAGGTTTATGATGTTGTGGAAGAATTAGAAGCTGGTGATAAAGCTCTGCTCTCTTTTGAATATGGTCCCAGCACCAAGCCGGAGATTCATCCCATGGCTGTGGCCTTATTGCGGCACCTGCTTTCGAAGGATGTGAAGGTTTACATTACTTGCCTCTGGCCGGATGGTCAGTTCATGGCTCTGGAAGCCCTGGAGCAGGTTGCTGATAAGCAATATGGCAAGGTTTATGGTGAGGATTATGTGCTCCTGGGATACCGACCTGGAGCTGAAGCTATCATAAAAGGTCTGGTCAGCAATATTCGTAAAGTATTTACTGTTGATTCTCAGGGTGATTTTCTGGATGACATCCCCATGATGGCTGGCGTCAATCAGGTCAAGGATTTCGACTTCCTGTTCTCTGCATCTGCCGGTTATCCTGGAACGGTTGAATGGGTTCAGTACGCCGCAGATCCTGTAGGGGTAACAATGAGTACCGGAACTACCTCGATCCAGGTGAATGAAGTCATGCCTTATGTCCAATCCGGACAGATCAAAGGTATCCTGGGCGGTATGCCCGGTGCTGCTGAGTACGAATCGCTCATTGGACAGGCCGGTATTGGCACCAGTGGCATGGATGCCCAGTCAGTAGCTCATATTGTCATCGTCGCATTTATCATATTCGGAAACATCTCGTTCTTTATTGAACGCCGGCGTTCCAAGAAATATTAGGAGACTGAATTATGAATGGTTCTGAAATATTTGGAGCATGGGTAGCGGTCTTTCTGACCCTGGGTATTTTCTCCTATTTGTACAAGGATAATCCTTTCTATAAAATTGCCGAACATGTGTTTGTCGGCGTATCGGCAGGGTACTGGATGGCCATGGCTTTCTGGACACAGGTGCAGCCAAACCTTTTTGGTCGCCTATGGCCAACACCAGAAGGTGAAATCTCTGGTTTCATGCTGAAAGCCTGGTACGGAATCTACAACTTCTTTGGTTTTATATTGCCCAGCGTATTTCCCAATGGTGGCATTGATAAGGGGCATGGACATGATCCTCACTTTATCTATTTACTGCCATTTGCTCTGGGGATCTTGATGCTTCTCAGTGTCTCGTCCAAATGGAGCTGGATGGCGCGTTTGGGTATTGCTTATACTGTTGGTATGGCAGCAGGTCTGAGAGCCTATGCCTTTTTGAATTCAAATGTATTGGGTCAAATAAAGGGAACGGCTGTTTCGTTTGTAGATATGCCACTTTTCAGCCTGACCGGTGTTAGTGTTTTTAATAATCTGATCATCCTGGTCGGTACCATTACCGGTTTACTGTATTTCTATTTCTCCAAGGAACATAAGGGCGCTTTCGGTAAAGTGACTCGTGTGGGAATCTACTTCCTCATGGTCAGTTTTGGGGCATCCTTTGGCTTTGCTGTCATGGGTCGTATCTCACTGCTCATCGGTAGATTTACAGATCTCATCAGTTATGGATCAGAGACATATCATTACGCCTCGATCTGGGTGTTGGTGCTTATGATCGTTCTATTGACCGTTTGGACCATTAAAGGTGATAAGAAAGCAACTGGTTGAACCTGAATGTAGTAGAGACGCAATGCATTGCGTCTCTACTGAATTATACAGATAAACGAACGCTAAGGAAGAATAGCCACCAATGGCAGTTTCAATTACGTTAAGAAATATAATAAAGAAATATGGTGATAAAGCCGCGCTCAATAATGTGACCTTGGGCGTGGAAAAAGGCCATATTCACGCCATTATCGGTACGACTGGTTCAGGTAAGTCCACTCTATTACGAGTGATCGCCACCTTGAGTGAACCGACCCTGGGGACAGGTTATATTAACGGTTTGAATCTGGGTGCTCGCCAGAATCAGATTCGCCATCAGATCGGCTACATGTCCCAGGATAGTCGTTTTGAGGAATCCCTGACGCTCATGGAGAACCTGACTCTACATGGTAAGCTGCATGGAATTGCCCAGGCTGATCTTCATAATCGGATCAGTGGCTTTGTGAATCGCTTTGAAGTAGTGGATAAATTGCGGTCATTTCCCAGTGAGGTCAGTTATGGTACCCGGCGTAAAATTGAATTTATTCGAGCAGTTCTGCATAATCCTACCATTCTGCTGCTGGATGAACCGTCGGCCTCCCTGGACCAGGGCTGCAAAGAGCTTATGGAGATATTTCTCAGGGAACAGAAGCTGCGATTTACCACTGTGATAGTATCAAGTAATATTGAGCAGGTCGAGCGTCTGGCTGATCGAATTTCAATTCTTGATGATGGTCGGGTAGTGGCTGATGGTACATTAAAAGAATT containing:
- a CDS encoding ABC transporter ATP-binding protein — translated: MAVSITLRNIIKKYGDKAALNNVTLGVEKGHIHAIIGTTGSGKSTLLRVIATLSEPTLGTGYINGLNLGARQNQIRHQIGYMSQDSRFEESLTLMENLTLHGKLHGIAQADLHNRISGFVNRFEVVDKLRSFPSEVSYGTRRKIEFIRAVLHNPTILLLDEPSASLDQGCKELMEIFLREQKLRFTTVIVSSNIEQVERLADRISILDDGRVVADGTLKELKETDRENRIIDLTLSETHERDFNILDASSHVVSYTVNGNHYEIITEVDIPPESIIALFPERVINAASRLPALADIFKRMIKAEALHE